A segment of the Terribacillus aidingensis genome:
CCGGTTCAATTACTAAAGGTACACTTCCGATTTGGCTGTATATCATATCTTTTTGAGAAGCACTAGTGGCTATAATAGATTGGGAGTCTAAGCCACAACTTTTTAGCTGACTCCATACTCTTTGAACCATTGAAACCTTATTTTTGTTTTCATCTTCAAGAATCTTTATAAATTGTTTGGAACGGGCATCATTTGATAATGGCCATAGTCTCTTACCAGACCCACCGGATAACAATATAAGTTTCATAATTTCCCCCTCTGGAGTATTAAGCTGTCAATTTCGTCATCAATCACTTTTGTAAAGTTATCCCAGCTGAATTTTTGAACATGTTCCCTTGCATTTAAACCCATTTGTAACTTGTTTTCATTATTAATTAGTTTGTCTATAGCACTTTTATAATCATCAATATTATTATCTGCCAAATAACCAGTGACTTCATTAATTATGCTCTCTTTGGGACCACCTTGATTTATGGCAATTACAGGTTTCCCAGCAGCCATCCCCTCTAAAGGAACAATTCCCCAGTCCTCATTTGGAGCTGTAAATAAAACCGCCATACTATCTTTGTACAATTCCAGTAATTCCTCAGAAGAAGGGGACACTCTAAATGAGATCAAATCAGAATTTCTTAAATAAGATTGTAACTCCTCAAAGTATTGTTCACTTTTTTTATCTACTGCACCAGCAATTATAAGTTTTATATTTTTCTTAGGAGCCTGCGATTTAAGATAGGCCTTTATACCAAGCTCTATATTTTTAGTCCACATTATCCTTCCTGGTATAAGAAGGTAATCCCCACTTTTCACTTTCCAGGAGCTATACTTTTCAATATCCACACCCGGGTTTGCGATTGATATAATTGAATCATCAGCTAAATCTGCATTTAGAACTCTGTTCTTCACTTCTTGACTATTACAAATAACTCTTTCAAATTTCTTCCATGCAATTTTATCAATAGTCTTAAAAACTGTCCCAAAAAATAATAGCTTCAGTTTTGCTTTGTTTCCATTTAATTCGAGATATCTATTTTGAGTATGTTTATCATGTATTATTTTCAAAGGTGTGTGACAGAAACAAACACTTGGCAAATTTCTTTGCTTCTTAAAGTTTATGAAATCTCCTAGCCCTTCACTTGATATCATTAAAAGATCTGACTTAAAATCTATTCGTTTTTGGAATAGTATACGTAGTGCCGCTGCTGTAACATTAAAAATATCTCTCTTAACAGGAACTCTAAGAAGCTCATTCACTTCTAAATTATCAAATTCTGGAAAAGTGTTGTCTTTCTCATAACGATTTGTATAGATTATCCAGTCATGTCTACTTCTATGAACTAGTTCTAAGATAGTTTTCTCGGCTCCTCCTTTTAAATAAATCCAAGGATGATAAATAGCCACCTTAGCCAATTTTATTCCCCCAATATCTTTTCATATAGTCTTACTAATTCCACACTGGTTTTATCTCTGGAATACCTCGATAGTTCCTTAGTACCTTGCTCAACTAAATCATCTCTGGTTTTACTTTCATGAAGAAGAGTCCTAATTGCGTCACTTATTTCAGATATATTGTAAGGATCAACATAAATGGCTGCCTTCCCTGCTACTTCAGGCAAAGCTGTTGTGTTTGATGTTATTATAGGGATACCAGAAGCCATTGCTTCTAAAAGTGGTATACCAAAGCCTTCTGCTATTGTTGGATATACTAACATCGTGCTGCCTTTATATAAATTTGCAAGTTCAATATCACTAATAGAACCGGTAAATATAACTCGGTTCTCAATATTTAATTCCTTCACAAGACTAAATATTTCTTCATACAGCCATCCTCTCCCACCTGCAATAACTAATTTGAGATCATTGTAAGCATTAGAGAACTTAAAACTCTCAATAATTCTAGCTATATTCTTTCTAGGTTGAACTGTACCAACAAAAAGAATATAGTCTTCTATAATGTTTAATTCTCTTTTAGTTTTATGTATAGTGTCCGATGTAACAGTATTCAAAGCATTTTCAAAAGATAAGCTGAGAGAGTTTGGGATCATTGTTATTTTCTGTTCTTCAATTCCGTACTTTTCCATAATAGATTCTTTAGAATAATTAGAAACCGTAGTTATATGTGTGCATTTTCTTGTAGTAATAGGAGTTGTTAGTTTTAATCTCTTTAAAGTGCTTTTAGAAAAGAACTCTTTAAAATCTTCAAATAATATATCGTGAACTGTAACCAATGTCTTAGAGAAATTTACTGGTGGAATAGCAAAAGGCACATGAAGTAAATCAAAATTGCCTTTTTTAACTTGATAAGGAATCTCAAGACCTCTCTGCAACACAACTGAATTAGATTTTAAGTCCACTTTATTAATATTATGAGGCACCCATTTATCATCCTTAATTAAAACTGATAAGTCTAATTTATTATTATTCTTACTAAGACCCATAACTAAATTTTCAAAATATACTTCATTTCCTGCTGTTCTAACTCCGACATTATGAGCATCAATTAGTACTTTCTTCATAAGCCCACCTTTTTATAGTTTATTTAGTCCTTCGATAAATTCACTTAAAAGTAAAGCACGATTTTCCCATGAATATTTTCTGGCTTCTTCTTTAATTACATTTGATTCAAGTGAAGCATCATCGAGCAATCTTTTTACAGTATTAATAAGCTCCTTGTAATCTGAATATATACTTATAAAGTTATCTTTACGTCTTTCTAATTCAGTGGTTTTTTTTGCTACTACCGGTATTCCAGAAGCTGCATATTCATAGAGTTTCATAGGACTTCTACCTTGGTTAGAAGGATGATCTGATAAAGGTAATAGTCCAATATCTGCTGCTTGCAAATATCCAGGTAAATCTCGGTATTCACGAGTTCCAAACAAAAAGATGTTTTTTTCATACCTAATAAGTCGTATGTCTTTTTCTTCATAAGGACCTATTAAAATTAAATTCAACTCCGGAATACCTCTTGCTAGTTCAAAGATTGCATTCATATCAAGTCTTTTATCAATTGCTCCCATATAAACTGCTTTTGGTCCTTTTATATGTGCATAATCCTTAGGTTCAGGCCTATATGTATTAAAGTGTTCGAATTCAACACCATTTTCAATAAGCTGTCTTGGAATCTTTTTATTTAATAGCCTGATCTTATTCAGTACAGGTTCAGATGTTCCAATTAGAGCATCTGCATTATTCATAATAAGTGCTTCCGCTTTTCTTATTACTTCATCATCTTCCATATCCGTATACAAATCTGTGGGTCTATAAATTGTTATCTTCGGGTTAATAATACTCTCAATGCCTATAAAACTTGGTTGATCTAATATTAATACATCAACATGCTGGAATATATCGCTTTTTATTCCAGGGATCATAGTACTACATGTATAGTTCAATTTAGACGAGTTGAAGAAGTGCCTTGACATTTTCCATGGAATTAAAGAAAAAGGTACTATATCAATTAAATTGTCATTTATCTTGACCCTTTGATTCCTTAACGATCTCTTCAGCTTATAGTTAGTTACTTTATCTTTCCATTTTGCAAAATGAAGAGGCGTTACTGGTGAACTAAGATGTATAACGTCATTTTGTTTTGACAGCTCTCTAGCAAGGTGATGAGAGCCTACAACGAATGGTCCATTCATTAAAGTATGACTCGCAAAAAGTATTTTCTTATTCTTTAACATACTATTAGCCTATTTCCTTTTGTTTTAGAATTTTAATTAAGTCTTCCAGGTAATAGTCCGCATTATATTTTGCCATTACCTTTTTTAATGCATTGTCAGAATATATCTTTTGTTTTTGGATATTGTTAGCGAGATTAATTATTTCAATAGACAAATTTTTTATTAGCTCACTGTTATTCTCTATCACGATCCCAGAAGAGTCACCAAGAATTTCTGGGATTGCACCGACATTAGTCGATATTATAGGCTTACCTGCTGCCATTGATTCAATTATTGTAAGGCCGAATGGTTCATTCCACAGAGAGGGTAAAACCACAATATCAGCTGATTGTATGATCTTTGCAAGTGAAGGATGATCTAAATAACCAAGTAAGCTAATATTATTGTGCTGTGTTTTCGATAACAAGTTTGCTACTTTTTTATAATATTTTTTGTCCGAAAATTCACCCGCTATTAATAATCTAAGCTTATTATTTTGTTTATATGCTATATTAAAAGCTTTTATAAGTTCATATACACCTTTTTCTTTAATGATTCTCCCATGAAAGAGAATTATCGTTTCATTGTTTATTTTATTATTTTCTTTGTTACTGTTTTTGTTACTAAAAAGATTAACGTCTACTCTATTAAGAAATGTATGTACTTTATCATTTTTTTTGTTAGCTTTTACTTTATTTGATAAATATTCACTAACCCCTAAAATCTTGTCGTATCTACTTATAACTTCGTTTGTAAGATAGTCTTTTTCATTAAGAAAATCATTATGAAGGTGTAATGCGACCTTTGACTTTATCCCCATCCTTCTTAAGGTGAATATGAATAAAGGTCTATTTTCTACTATGATCCAGTCGTAATCTTTCTTTCTAATTTCACGTGCTGCATTAAAGCAGAATAAATCAAAATAATTCGGGATTTTAAAAATGCGATATACTTTATTTAGTAATTTTTGAATTAGTGGTTTTTTTGAATATCTAATGTAATAAAAAAGCGAGTTTTTGTATTTCTTGCTTTCTTTAATTGCTTCTTGGTTTTCTTTAGAATATATATCAATATTAATCAATTTATTATTTTCATTGTTTTTCAACAATAATTCTACTAGTGTTTCAACTGCACCTCCTTCTACTGCTGGGATAGGCTTAACTTCATTGCAAAGAATTGCAACATTCATATATCTCCCCCCTTAAGAAAAGTCATAAATCTCTTTATGTTTAAAAATATGAATAACATTTCTAATTGTCTTACTTTGTAGAGATATTATTAATATGAATATTATTAGATTGAATAACTGAATATACTTTAAGTCAATTGAATTTAAACATGCTGTTGCAAATAAGATTATAAAAATATAAGTGTGTAATCTTACGGATATTTTCATACCATTAAAATAAGAGAAAATTGATCTAACTACAAAAAATACAATGTAAGAAAATGCTGTCGATATAGCGGCACCAACAGCCCCATATGCCGGTATTAGGAGTAAATTAAGAAGTGTGTTAGGGACTAAAGCTATCAAACCTACCCAAACACTCAGGTAACTTTTTCTGCTAAATACAATACCTAAGCAAGTAGTTTCACTTATAGTATAAATAATCGGCTGAAGACAAAGAAAAGCAACCAAATACTTAGCATCTGCGTAATCAGTTGAGAGAATAGTTACAATTAAATCTTTACTGAATAATATAGCGAAAAACATAACAGACATAACCAATAAAATTATTTCACTGATTATCTTAAAGTAAAATATATCCTTATTCTCTTCATACCACCGATAGGCATTTGGTACCCAAAAAGTAGTAAAGCTCGATTGAACTATATTCAGTACTGCTGCAACCTTTAGTGTCGCTGTGAAGATGCCTACTTGGGTAAAATCGCTTAAGGATCTTAATAATATTTTATCTAACGAATTTAACAAACTAGAAATAGATGTAGCAATAACTATAGGAAACCCAAATATTATTAAACCTTTTAATAACTTTTTATCGAAATTTAAGGGAGTGATACTTAATATTTTTCTGTACCTTACAATCAAATATAAATCCCCTAAAATTTGCCCAATAGTAATTGAATACACTACTGCCAAGAAATCCCTACGAATAAAAAGTACAAAGATTAAAGTGACAACAAGTACCACTGCTTTCACTAGGATATTTAAAACAGAGTATTCAAATGCTTTTTCTTGCATTCTTAAGTCCAATAAAATAAATCTTTCAATTACCATAAAAAATATCATCATACCAAATAAATATGAGGCAATTTTAAATGCAGGATCTCCAAATAGCATAGTTGATATAAGATCCGGTAGTAAGATTGAAATAATTATAATAAGAAAAGATAATGTCATAGGAATGCTAATGGCATTCTGGAATAATTTTTTTTTGTCTGATAAGGCATGATATTCTCTAGTATATGCTTGATCTATACCTAGATAGATAAATGTAGCAAGCATCATTTGAAACACAGTAAACATGCTAGCTTTACCATATTCTTCAGGATTAATAAAATAAGTGGTTAATGGAATTGTTATAAGATTTATAAATGCGCCTATTAACGGCCCTATGGAAAACCCTACAAATTTTTTAATTAGGTTATTCATTATTATTAATGAGTCTATACTCCTTTGCCTTTAACTTATTCAACTCTTTAATCCATATACGTTCTATACTACTAATAGAAAAATCTTTTGATCTCTCCAGACTCAATGTGTGCAAGTTAACTCTTTCACTTTTATTATTTATCAAGTTATTAACAGCATTAATAAATTCATTACAATCATATTTATCTATTAAGATGCCATACCTCCCCTCTCCTGTAATCTCTTTTGGACCACTGTTATTAAAACTAACAATAGGTAATCCCGAAGCCATTGCTTCGGTTATTACTAAACCAAACCCTTCCCATCTTGAAGTAGAGATAAAGATCGAACCTGTTGCGTAAAGATCTGCTAATTCTTCTGAAGATAAAGCCCCTAACAGTTTTATTTTTTCTATTAGATTATTATTTTTTATTAATCTTTCGAATTTCTTCCTATCTGAACCATCACCTGCGATAATTATTTTCCATTCTGGATTCAGATGTTTAGAAATTTCCAATAAATAATCTAGTCCTTTTTGTTGAATTTCTAACCTTCCGACGAATATAATATTTTTATTGTTGAGATTACTTACTTTTGGTTCTGTCAATGTCAAAGGGTTGTATATACTAATGGTATTAGAATTATGCCTTGCAAATTCACTTACATCTTCATTAGTTAAACATACTACTAAATCAGCTTTTTCTAATCCCATACAGTAATCGTCAATAATATTGCTATAGTACTTATTCATATAAACATCATAATTATTGTGTTGCCAGGCTACTATTTTGCTAAAAGGACTTGCTTTCTTTATTAACGGTATAGCTGCAGTTAAGTTGCCTTGACAAACAATAATGAAATCAAAATTATTCACTTTTAGATATTTTAGTAGGTCTTTGTATTGATCCTTAAATATCAAACTAGCCTTTATAGGATCACCTGTAATTTTGTATTTATAATTTTTGAATTTCGTAATTATCTTTCTATTTATTGTCCTCTTTCTAATTGCGTTTGGTTTTTTTATGCTACTAGCAAGTTTATAGTAATAATAATTCTTTCCAGAGAAATCCAAAACGGTAACTTCATTATCATTTTTATTTAATGCGTTGGCTAACTCTGTAGTTACTCTTTGGACACCACCAAGATCAAATCCATCATTAACTAAACAAATCTTATACATTTCGTATACTTGTCTCCCTTTAATCAGTAAGCATTTTTTGAACCAAATAAAACAAACACTGTTTTAAGTATAAGCTTTATATCAATCCATAAGTTTCTTTCACGTATATATTTTAAATCTAACTCAATCCATTCTCTAAAACTTATATTACTTCTACCTCCAATTTGCCAATAACAGGTTAAGCCAGGTATAACAATGAGCCTTTGCTTTTCATAATCTGTATAGAGTTTAACTTCCTCTGGTAACGGAGGTCTTGGACCAACTAAGCTCATATCACCGATTAATACATTGAATAATTGCGGCAATTCATCTAGACTAGTTTTCCTTAATACCCTACCAATTTTTGTGATTCGGGGGTCATTTTTAATTTTAAATACAGGTCCATCCGCTTCATTCTCATTTATTAAGGTTGCTTTTAATTCTTCTGCATTGGACACCATTGAACGAAACTTATACATATTAAATTTACGACCATTCTTTCCGACTCTTTCTTGATAGAAAAATACTGACCCATTATAATCTTCAATCTTTATAATTATTGAAATTAATACAAAAACCGGAAGAAGCAATATGATTCCTATTAGCGACAAGATAACATCCATAATCCTTTTTGAAATAAGATATGATTTACTATCATCATTCAAAACAGTATTTACGTTTACTGTTTTTAGTATTTGTTGCTTAGACTCCGCCATTTACTATCCTCCCTCTATATTAGAAAATGCCAAGAATTTTTCTTCTAACTATTCTTTCAGGTAAATCCCCTACTATTGTTTCACCTGCAACCATAAGTTCCGCATTTTCTATATAACTATAGATAAGATCTTCGCCATATGTATCTTCAATTTCTTGAAACGCATCTCGCATGATAAATCCTCTACTACGAATATTATGTGCATCAGAAGCTATAAAATGAGTAAGATTAGATTGAATAATTTCGTGGCTAAAATTCCGTATTTTCTTTCCAAACTTCCCTACTATGCTTGCTGCAGTCACTTGAGTCAGTACTCCACTTTTTACAAGTTCATAAAGCTTGTCTGGCTTGGACAGCAATTCACTATTACGTTCAGGGTGCACGATTACGGGCATGTAACCTTCCACTTGAAGATCATAAAGCAGTTTGTTCGTATACTTAGGAACAGTTGAGGTAGGTAATTCAACAAGGATATAAGGAGTATCAAGATTCACGGGTAAAATTTCTTTGGCTGATAACCCTTCAGCAAGGTCACCATATATTCTGGTTTCTTGTCCTGGCAGGATATTAACTTCTATATTTTCTTCCTCTAAGATTCTGTTTAATTCATCTACACGCGTAAGGATGTCTTCTCGATAATTATCAAATTGATTATTGCGGTGATGCGGGGTAGCGACAATGGTATGAATACCTTGTGCCGCCGCTGACTTTGCCATTTCTATACTGTCTTCCAATGTTCTTGCTCCATCATCAACACCCGGAAGTATATGGCAATGAATATCTATCATACGATCTACACCCTTCATTTCCCCAAATTATTCAAAAAAATAATGACATATTTCCTATATCCCGCACGAAAATATATCCCCGTTAATCGAGGACATATTTTTGCTCAGGTTAACTACCATAGTAGTAGTAAGTATTCGATTTCTTTTGCGCTACATCATTCAGTACAATTCCAAGAAGCTTAGCATGTGCCGGTTCAAGCAGCTCTTTTGCTTTTTGAATCGCATCATACTCAGTCTGTTCGCTGCGCACGACGATCAGAGCACCATCACACGTATTAGCTAGGATCTGTGCATCCGTTACAGCCAATACTGGCGGTGTATCAAAGATAACCATGTCATACGTTTCATGTGCTTTTAAAATCAATTGTTTCATAGCGTTAGAACCCAATAGCTCAGAAGGGTTCGGCGGAATAGGTCCGCATGTCAAAATGTCTAGATTCGGAACGTCTGTTTCTTTGGTTGCTTCCTCTAAGGGTTTCTCGCCTACTAGTACAGTGCTAAGACCCGCACGATTATCTAGCTTGAATGTGTAATGTACAGTTGGTTTACGTAAATCAGCATCAATTAACAATACCTTTTTACCCTGTTGCGCAAAGACAACAGCCAGGTTTGCCGTTGTAGATGATTTCCCTTCGGATGGACCAGAAGATGTCACTAGAAGTGAACGCATCGTTGCATCCACTGATGCAAATTCAATATTTGTACGGATTGTACGATACTGCTCAGATATAGGAGATTTCGGATTGAACTTTGTTATGAGAGATCGGACATTTGTCTTAAACTGTTTTTTTCTTTTGGCCACTGTACTCTCTCCTAACTTGTCTCTTATCAGCAGGTGCTGCATATTGCTTACTCGTTTTCATGTCTTCCTCGGTCATATGGCTAATGATACCGATAACTGGTATGCCAATGCGTTTCTCGATATCAGCCTCTGTTTTAACAGTATTATCAAGATACTCTAATAAGAATGCGAGACCGATTCCCACCATTGCGCCCAGTACAAGGGCAATAGCAGTATTCAATAGGATGTTTGGACTAGCCGGTGATGGATTTTCTACTGTTTCAGCTAAAGATAAAGGCTTAACGTTTTCTAAATTCATTAATTCCGGAATTTCTTTTTGGAAAACATCCACTGTAGTATTGGCAAGTTCGGCAGCTTTTGCCTGGCTTGTATCAGTTGCTGTTACGGTGATGATCTGTGTATCAGCTTCGGAGGCAACTTCCAGCTTCTCTGCCAATTCACTGGAAGAGAGGGATAAGTTCATTTCCTTTGAGACCTCGTCCAGGATGACTGGACTTGTCATGACAATCTTATATGTATTGATCAAGCTAATATTGGATTGGATGGCATTATTCAGAGTGGAAACGTCCACGTTTTCTTCCTGGTTGACTACGACAGATGCACTAGCTTGGTAGGTCGGGGTAATCAAAAAATAACTGACTAAAAAAGCAATTGCAGCGAAACTGACGATTAAGGATAAAATCATTAGTGTCCGTTTCTTCAATACTGCGAAAATTTCCTTTAAAGAGATTGTCTCTTCCATTCATGTCCCTCCGATGAGATGTACTAAAAAAGATAAGTCCAAAGACAAAGAAAAATGCTAACTTTTAGAAATTTATATGTACTTTTTTATTATAAAGGCTTTGACCAGCCTTGCAATGACTGTTTTTGTCGAAAATATGTAAGCGCTACAATTGTCACTTGCATCTTGTCGAAACATCGTTATAATATATAGTCCATTTTTCTTAGTCAGCAATTAAAAACATGAAAAGTATACCACAAATTTCCCAGATACAACATAGAATTACCAAATTATAATAAAAAAACCGAACCCACTTGCGCAGGTTCGGTTTCTTCTTATTTGTTTTCTGTTACAACACTGTTATTCAGATATTCCTGAAGCTGATCTTTTAAGTCAGGACGATCAAGTGCGAATTCGATTGTCGCTTTGATGAATCCAAATTTATCACCAACGTCATAGCGATCACCAGTGAACTCACAAGCATAAACAGCTTGTTTCTTGTTCAATTCCTTGATCGCATCTGTAAGCTGGATCTCTCCGCCAGCACCTGGAGGAAGAGTTTCCAAGATATCGAATATCTCCGGAGTCAATACATAACGACCCATGATAGCGTAGTTAGATGGAGCTTCTTCTTTCTTAGGCTTCTCAACCAAGTCACTTACTTGCATCAGGTTCGGCTCGCTTGTAGAACCTTGAGGTGCAACAACACCGTACTTGGATACTTCAGATTCAGGTACTTGCTGAACACCAACAACAGAACCGCGATACTTTTCAAATGCCTCTGTTAATTGTTTCAATGCTGGAGTGCCTTCTGTTTTCACAATGTCATCACCTAGCAATACTGCGAATGGCTCGTTGCCGATGAATTTCTTAGCAGTAGAGATTGCGTGGCCAAGACCTTTTGCTTCTTTTTGACGGATATAGTGGATATCAGCCAGGTTGGAGATGTCTTGGATTTCCTCAAGCATCTTCATTTTATCCTTTTTAATAAGCTGATCCTCTAATTCGTAGGATTTGTCGAAGTGGTCTTCAATCGCACGTTTACCGCGGCCACTGACAATGATGATATCCTCGATACCTGATTTTACGGCTTCTTCAACAATGTACTGAATTGTCGGTTTGTCGACGATTGGCAGCATTTCCTTTGGCTGTGCTTTTGTTGCTGGCAGGAAGCGTGTACCTAATCCTGCAGCTGGGATGATGGCCTTTTTGATTTTCATACGTTCTGCACCTCTTTATGTAATGTATGTAGATAGCGTGTAGAGTGTTTCGTACAAATTATACTTCCCGATGCAATGAAGATAAAACATATTTCCATACGGCAAAGTGCAACTCATACTAAAGTCCCTCTACCTTTACTGAATCTGTAAAAATAGTAACATACTTTTCAGAATTGGCTCAATAGATAACTTTCTACATTTCCCTACAATATACGAGTTTAATATTACAGTTACATTACAACTGCGTAAATTCTGGTAATTCAGGTGCCAAATTATGCTATAGTATGATTAATTTCTATGGATTATGAAAATAAAGGAGAACGTTACTAGAATGAAAAAGACGATTGTTACCCTTGCTGCTACTGCGGTAATTGCTAGTTCATATGCCACAACTGTTGACGCTGCATCTTACAAGGTTCAGAAGGGCGACTCGCTCTGGAAGATTGCTAGCAAATACGACACTTCCGTAAATAAATTAATGGAAATCAATGGACTGAAAAGCTCCATTATCTTCCCTAACCAAGTATTGCA
Coding sequences within it:
- a CDS encoding glycosyltransferase; its protein translation is MAIYHPWIYLKGGAEKTILELVHRSRHDWIIYTNRYEKDNTFPEFDNLEVNELLRVPVKRDIFNVTAAALRILFQKRIDFKSDLLMISSEGLGDFINFKKQRNLPSVCFCHTPLKIIHDKHTQNRYLELNGNKAKLKLLFFGTVFKTIDKIAWKKFERVICNSQEVKNRVLNADLADDSIISIANPGVDIEKYSSWKVKSGDYLLIPGRIMWTKNIELGIKAYLKSQAPKKNIKLIIAGAVDKKSEQYFEELQSYLRNSDLISFRVSPSSEELLELYKDSMAVLFTAPNEDWGIVPLEGMAAGKPVIAINQGGPKESIINEVTGYLADNNIDDYKSAIDKLINNENKLQMGLNAREHVQKFSWDNFTKVIDDEIDSLILQRGKL
- a CDS encoding glycosyltransferase family 1 protein; this translates as MKKVLIDAHNVGVRTAGNEVYFENLVMGLSKNNNKLDLSVLIKDDKWVPHNINKVDLKSNSVVLQRGLEIPYQVKKGNFDLLHVPFAIPPVNFSKTLVTVHDILFEDFKEFFSKSTLKRLKLTTPITTRKCTHITTVSNYSKESIMEKYGIEEQKITMIPNSLSLSFENALNTVTSDTIHKTKRELNIIEDYILFVGTVQPRKNIARIIESFKFSNAYNDLKLVIAGGRGWLYEEIFSLVKELNIENRVIFTGSISDIELANLYKGSTMLVYPTIAEGFGIPLLEAMASGIPIITSNTTALPEVAGKAAIYVDPYNISEISDAIRTLLHESKTRDDLVEQGTKELSRYSRDKTSVELVRLYEKILGE
- a CDS encoding glycosyltransferase, producing MLKNKKILFASHTLMNGPFVVGSHHLARELSKQNDVIHLSSPVTPLHFAKWKDKVTNYKLKRSLRNQRVKINDNLIDIVPFSLIPWKMSRHFFNSSKLNYTCSTMIPGIKSDIFQHVDVLILDQPSFIGIESIINPKITIYRPTDLYTDMEDDEVIRKAEALIMNNADALIGTSEPVLNKIRLLNKKIPRQLIENGVEFEHFNTYRPEPKDYAHIKGPKAVYMGAIDKRLDMNAIFELARGIPELNLILIGPYEEKDIRLIRYEKNIFLFGTREYRDLPGYLQAADIGLLPLSDHPSNQGRSPMKLYEYAASGIPVVAKKTTELERRKDNFISIYSDYKELINTVKRLLDDASLESNVIKEEARKYSWENRALLLSEFIEGLNKL
- a CDS encoding glycosyltransferase family 4 protein encodes the protein MNVAILCNEVKPIPAVEGGAVETLVELLLKNNENNKLINIDIYSKENQEAIKESKKYKNSLFYYIRYSKKPLIQKLLNKVYRIFKIPNYFDLFCFNAAREIRKKDYDWIIVENRPLFIFTLRRMGIKSKVALHLHNDFLNEKDYLTNEVISRYDKILGVSEYLSNKVKANKKNDKVHTFLNRVDVNLFSNKNSNKENNKINNETIILFHGRIIKEKGVYELIKAFNIAYKQNNKLRLLIAGEFSDKKYYKKVANLLSKTQHNNISLLGYLDHPSLAKIIQSADIVVLPSLWNEPFGLTIIESMAAGKPIISTNVGAIPEILGDSSGIVIENNSELIKNLSIEIINLANNIQKQKIYSDNALKKVMAKYNADYYLEDLIKILKQKEIG
- a CDS encoding oligosaccharide flippase family protein; this translates as MNNLIKKFVGFSIGPLIGAFINLITIPLTTYFINPEEYGKASMFTVFQMMLATFIYLGIDQAYTREYHALSDKKKLFQNAISIPMTLSFLIIIISILLPDLISTMLFGDPAFKIASYLFGMMIFFMVIERFILLDLRMQEKAFEYSVLNILVKAVVLVVTLIFVLFIRRDFLAVVYSITIGQILGDLYLIVRYRKILSITPLNFDKKLLKGLIIFGFPIVIATSISSLLNSLDKILLRSLSDFTQVGIFTATLKVAAVLNIVQSSFTTFWVPNAYRWYEENKDIFYFKIISEIILLVMSVMFFAILFSKDLIVTILSTDYADAKYLVAFLCLQPIIYTISETTCLGIVFSRKSYLSVWVGLIALVPNTLLNLLLIPAYGAVGAAISTAFSYIVFFVVRSIFSYFNGMKISVRLHTYIFIILFATACLNSIDLKYIQLFNLIIFILIISLQSKTIRNVIHIFKHKEIYDFS
- a CDS encoding glycosyltransferase, with protein sequence MYKICLVNDGFDLGGVQRVTTELANALNKNDNEVTVLDFSGKNYYYYKLASSIKKPNAIRKRTINRKIITKFKNYKYKITGDPIKASLIFKDQYKDLLKYLKVNNFDFIIVCQGNLTAAIPLIKKASPFSKIVAWQHNNYDVYMNKYYSNIIDDYCMGLEKADLVVCLTNEDVSEFARHNSNTISIYNPLTLTEPKVSNLNNKNIIFVGRLEIQQKGLDYLLEISKHLNPEWKIIIAGDGSDRKKFERLIKNNNLIEKIKLLGALSSEELADLYATGSIFISTSRWEGFGLVITEAMASGLPIVSFNNSGPKEITGEGRYGILIDKYDCNEFINAVNNLINNKSERVNLHTLSLERSKDFSISSIERIWIKELNKLKAKEYRLINNNE
- a CDS encoding sugar transferase, with the protein product MAESKQQILKTVNVNTVLNDDSKSYLISKRIMDVILSLIGIILLLPVFVLISIIIKIEDYNGSVFFYQERVGKNGRKFNMYKFRSMVSNAEELKATLINENEADGPVFKIKNDPRITKIGRVLRKTSLDELPQLFNVLIGDMSLVGPRPPLPEEVKLYTDYEKQRLIVIPGLTCYWQIGGRSNISFREWIELDLKYIRERNLWIDIKLILKTVFVLFGSKNAY
- a CDS encoding CpsB/CapC family capsule biosynthesis tyrosine phosphatase codes for the protein MIDIHCHILPGVDDGARTLEDSIEMAKSAAAQGIHTIVATPHHRNNQFDNYREDILTRVDELNRILEEENIEVNILPGQETRIYGDLAEGLSAKEILPVNLDTPYILVELPTSTVPKYTNKLLYDLQVEGYMPVIVHPERNSELLSKPDKLYELVKSGVLTQVTAASIVGKFGKKIRNFSHEIIQSNLTHFIASDAHNIRSRGFIMRDAFQEIEDTYGEDLIYSYIENAELMVAGETIVGDLPERIVRRKILGIF
- a CDS encoding CpsD/CapB family tyrosine-protein kinase, with the translated sequence MAKRKKQFKTNVRSLITKFNPKSPISEQYRTIRTNIEFASVDATMRSLLVTSSGPSEGKSSTTANLAVVFAQQGKKVLLIDADLRKPTVHYTFKLDNRAGLSTVLVGEKPLEEATKETDVPNLDILTCGPIPPNPSELLGSNAMKQLILKAHETYDMVIFDTPPVLAVTDAQILANTCDGALIVVRSEQTEYDAIQKAKELLEPAHAKLLGIVLNDVAQKKSNTYYYYGS